A stretch of the Salarias fasciatus chromosome 3, fSalaFa1.1, whole genome shotgun sequence genome encodes the following:
- the LOC115381515 gene encoding uncharacterized protein LOC115381515 isoform X1: MVAARQKFIPNMKPWIRLCCLVLVISSTCRGQNGTVSPVEDEEMEGVNATTSEPFPNPEPTYYKDTNQSFPEPSSLSPALPGENATSSEDDADVTTKGSGDATRGRTPPPPVTTVAMKTTSTSNSPPPAGGGSPSWAYVLLVLIILVIIALCVILYFLRKASKSYSFELQRPSPSNDLVQPTGTFEPVYLDDLERPNLKDLESAEEPPPPPVTNGTSLQLEAKDSSEDAASDNPPVLANGVETSPAGDGSGPTTGDDPVDMAADPLSSIDLLLDPVEQQQNENNNNPAVRSSDPFVEINLDESPWSDQLLASPEAPSSVLPFSPFSF, translated from the exons ATGGTCGCAGCCAGACAGAAATTCATCCCTAACATGAAGCCGTGGATTCGCCTCTGCTGCCTCG TTCTTGTCATTTCTTCTACTTGTCGAGGACAGAATGGAACCGTCTCACCAGTTGAGGATGAAGAGATGGAAG gcgtcaacgcgaCCACCTCTGAACCGTTCCCAAACCCGGAACCAACGTACTACAAAGATACCAACCAGTCGTTCCCCGAGCCGTCCTCTCTCAGTCCGGCGTTACCGGGTGAAAACGCGACC AGTTCAGAGGATGACGCTGATGTAACGACGAAAGGATCCGGCGATGCCACTCGAGGCCGGACCCCGCCGCCCCCCGTGACGACGGTTGCCATGAAGACAACGTCAACGTCAAACTCAC cgcctcctgcaggtggaggttctccaTCCTGGG CCTACGTCCTCCTGGTGCTGATCATCCTGGTGATCATCGCCCTGTGTGTCATCCTCTACTTCCTCAGGAAAGCCTCCAAG AGTTACTCCTTCGAGCTGCAGCGCCCGAGTCCCTCCAACGACCTCGTCCAGCCCACCGGCACCTTTGAACCGGTTTACCTGGATGACCTGG AGCGACCAAATCTCAAAGATCTGGAGTCCGCCGAGGAGCCGCCCCCTCCTCCAGTGACCAACGGGACGAGTCTGCAACTGGAGGCCAAGGACAGCAGCGAAGACGCCG CGTCAGATAATCCTCCGGTCCTGGCAAACGGCGTGGAGACTTCGCCCGCCGGCGACGGCAGCGGTCCGACGACGGGCGACGACCCCGTCGACATGGCAGCCGACCCGCTGAGCAGcatcgacctgctgctggatccCGTCGAGCAGCAACAGaacgaaaacaacaacaacccag CAGTGCGCTCCAGCGATCCCTTCGTGGAGATAAACCTGGACGAGTCTCCGTGGAGCGATCAGCTCCTGGCCTCTCCTGAAgctccctcctccgtcctccccttctctcctttctccttcTGA
- the LOC115381515 gene encoding uncharacterized protein LOC115381515 isoform X2, with the protein MVAARQKFIPNMKPWIRLCCLVLVISSTCRGQNGTVSPVEDEEMEGVNATTSEPFPNPEPTYYKDTNQSFPEPSSLSPALPGENATSSEDDADVTTKGSGDATRGRTPPPPVTTVAMKTTSTSNSPPPAGGGSPSWAYVLLVLIILVIIALCVILYFLRKASKSYSFELQRPSPSNDLVQPTGTFEPVYLDDLERPNLKDLESAEEPPPPPVTNGTSLQLEAKDSSEDAASDNPPVLANGVETSPAGDGSGPTTGDDPVDMAADPLSSIDLLLDPVEQQQNENNNNPVRSSDPFVEINLDESPWSDQLLASPEAPSSVLPFSPFSF; encoded by the exons ATGGTCGCAGCCAGACAGAAATTCATCCCTAACATGAAGCCGTGGATTCGCCTCTGCTGCCTCG TTCTTGTCATTTCTTCTACTTGTCGAGGACAGAATGGAACCGTCTCACCAGTTGAGGATGAAGAGATGGAAG gcgtcaacgcgaCCACCTCTGAACCGTTCCCAAACCCGGAACCAACGTACTACAAAGATACCAACCAGTCGTTCCCCGAGCCGTCCTCTCTCAGTCCGGCGTTACCGGGTGAAAACGCGACC AGTTCAGAGGATGACGCTGATGTAACGACGAAAGGATCCGGCGATGCCACTCGAGGCCGGACCCCGCCGCCCCCCGTGACGACGGTTGCCATGAAGACAACGTCAACGTCAAACTCAC cgcctcctgcaggtggaggttctccaTCCTGGG CCTACGTCCTCCTGGTGCTGATCATCCTGGTGATCATCGCCCTGTGTGTCATCCTCTACTTCCTCAGGAAAGCCTCCAAG AGTTACTCCTTCGAGCTGCAGCGCCCGAGTCCCTCCAACGACCTCGTCCAGCCCACCGGCACCTTTGAACCGGTTTACCTGGATGACCTGG AGCGACCAAATCTCAAAGATCTGGAGTCCGCCGAGGAGCCGCCCCCTCCTCCAGTGACCAACGGGACGAGTCTGCAACTGGAGGCCAAGGACAGCAGCGAAGACGCCG CGTCAGATAATCCTCCGGTCCTGGCAAACGGCGTGGAGACTTCGCCCGCCGGCGACGGCAGCGGTCCGACGACGGGCGACGACCCCGTCGACATGGCAGCCGACCCGCTGAGCAGcatcgacctgctgctggatccCGTCGAGCAGCAACAGaacgaaaacaacaacaacccag TGCGCTCCAGCGATCCCTTCGTGGAGATAAACCTGGACGAGTCTCCGTGGAGCGATCAGCTCCTGGCCTCTCCTGAAgctccctcctccgtcctccccttctctcctttctccttcTGA